The following coding sequences lie in one Brevibacterium marinum genomic window:
- a CDS encoding FAD-dependent monooxygenase has protein sequence MRIAIVGAGIGGLSAAVGLQRAGADVTVFEKAAEVRAGGSGLSIFANGLRALESLGLGPRFAAITDKQAESFDAGQRRPDGRWIAQVPSDSVGELRIVDRADLHRVLHDALEEATVRTSAEVTSATVDGMVSTRDRREHFDLVIGADGLHSRIREAVEPGIGARYAGYSCWRGITDRPVDLDGAAGETVGRGLRFGIAPLKDGRVYWFAVANMPKDASFANEKSAVRDLFSGWHTPIVELIETTPAGRIARTAISDLAAPLPSYHRGRIVLLGDAAHAMTPNLGQGGGQALEDAATLTTLLVPLIEKSTHSDGSGGSASAAKSTGSAGATSAAGPTVTPARIDRPLRRYDQLRKKRSQSIAAKSRLLGAVFQLRSPLLSAIRDAAFTAVPSRLAAAQAESVQRWAPPAS, from the coding sequence GTGAGGATCGCAATCGTCGGAGCCGGCATCGGCGGGCTCTCCGCCGCCGTCGGACTGCAGCGGGCAGGTGCGGACGTCACCGTATTCGAGAAGGCCGCCGAGGTGCGTGCCGGCGGTTCGGGCCTGTCGATCTTCGCCAATGGTCTCAGAGCCCTCGAATCACTGGGGCTCGGGCCTCGGTTCGCGGCCATCACGGACAAACAGGCCGAATCCTTCGACGCCGGCCAACGACGTCCCGACGGGCGGTGGATCGCACAAGTGCCGAGTGACTCCGTGGGCGAGCTGCGCATCGTCGACCGCGCGGATCTGCACCGGGTCCTCCACGACGCCCTCGAGGAGGCAACGGTGCGGACCTCGGCGGAGGTCACCTCGGCGACTGTCGACGGTATGGTCAGCACGCGTGACCGCCGGGAGCACTTCGACCTCGTCATCGGTGCCGACGGACTCCACAGCCGGATCAGGGAAGCCGTCGAACCCGGAATCGGAGCTCGGTATGCGGGCTATTCGTGTTGGCGCGGGATCACGGACCGCCCGGTCGACCTCGATGGTGCCGCAGGTGAGACCGTGGGCCGGGGACTGCGCTTCGGCATCGCCCCGCTCAAGGACGGACGGGTCTACTGGTTCGCCGTCGCGAACATGCCGAAGGACGCAAGCTTCGCAAATGAGAAGTCAGCAGTGCGGGATCTGTTCTCCGGCTGGCATACGCCGATCGTGGAACTGATCGAGACGACGCCGGCGGGCCGCATCGCACGCACCGCGATTTCGGACCTCGCCGCTCCCCTGCCGAGCTATCATCGGGGACGGATCGTCCTCCTCGGCGATGCCGCGCACGCGATGACTCCGAACCTCGGCCAGGGCGGCGGTCAGGCGCTCGAGGACGCCGCGACGCTGACAACGCTGCTGGTGCCGCTGATCGAGAAGTCCACGCATTCGGACGGCTCCGGCGGATCGGCGAGCGCGGCGAAGTCGACAGGCTCCGCTGGGGCAACGAGCGCGGCGGGTCCGACGGTCACGCCGGCACGCATCGACCGTCCTCTTCGCCGCTACGATCAGCTGCGGAAGAAGCGCAGCCAGTCGATCGCGGCGAAGTCACGCCTGCTCGGGGCCGTCTTCCAGCTCCGTTCCCCATTGCTCTCAGCCATTCGCGACGCAGCATTCACCGCTGTTCCCTCGCGACTGGCGGCCGCGCAGGCCGAGAGCGTGCAGAGATGGGCGCCGCCGGCAAGCTGA
- a CDS encoding GNAT family N-acetyltransferase — translation MTDENLTDWTRVDPPRRETIHGRYVDLEPLDPHRHSDSLFAAASAEGSDERFRYLPQTPQTERAAFDEWVAAASATSDPLFFAVVDRRTGRAEGRQALMRIDTHNGVIEIGNILWGPALARARGATEAFFLFADLAFASGCRRFEWKCDDANAPSKRAAGRFGFTFEGVFRQHLVVKGLNRDTAWFSIIDSEWPRLRAAYVRWLDEDNFDADGAQRTRLSDLMSTRTE, via the coding sequence ATGACCGACGAGAACCTCACCGACTGGACCAGGGTCGACCCGCCTCGGCGGGAGACGATCCACGGCCGCTATGTCGACCTCGAGCCCCTCGACCCGCATCGCCACTCGGACTCGCTCTTCGCGGCCGCCTCGGCGGAGGGGTCGGACGAGCGGTTCCGTTACCTGCCGCAGACCCCGCAGACCGAACGCGCAGCCTTCGATGAGTGGGTGGCCGCGGCCTCCGCGACGTCGGATCCGCTGTTCTTCGCCGTCGTCGACCGCCGGACCGGACGGGCCGAGGGCCGACAGGCGCTCATGCGCATCGACACGCACAACGGCGTCATCGAGATCGGCAACATTCTGTGGGGCCCGGCCCTGGCGCGCGCCCGCGGCGCCACGGAGGCCTTCTTCCTCTTCGCAGACCTGGCGTTCGCCAGCGGCTGCCGGCGCTTCGAGTGGAAGTGCGATGACGCCAATGCCCCGTCGAAGCGCGCCGCGGGCCGCTTCGGCTTCACCTTCGAAGGTGTATTCCGGCAGCACCTGGTCGTCAAGGGACTCAACCGTGACACCGCGTGGTTCTCGATCATCGACTCGGAGTGGCCCCGCCTGCGCGCGGCCTACGTCCGGTGGCTCGACGAGGACAACTTCGACGCCGACGGAGCGCAGCGCACCCGCCTTTCCGACCTCATGTCCACCCGGACCGAATAG
- a CDS encoding MarR family winged helix-turn-helix transcriptional regulator, which yields MDEVDRIVAAWRHERPDLDVSPMEVLSRVSRLARQLDLARKASFNDYGIEGWAFDVLSALRRSGEPYQLSPSTLLQETLVTSGTMTNRIDRLVTAGWVERLPDPGDRRGVLVRLTSDGRATVDSALADLLVKEREILSDLTPAGRRKLAALLRQLSTGFDADEA from the coding sequence ATGGACGAGGTTGATCGGATTGTCGCAGCGTGGCGCCACGAGCGTCCGGACCTCGACGTGTCGCCGATGGAAGTGCTCTCTCGGGTCTCCCGTCTGGCCCGCCAGCTGGACTTGGCGCGCAAGGCGAGCTTCAACGACTACGGTATCGAGGGCTGGGCGTTCGACGTGCTTTCGGCTCTGCGCCGATCGGGTGAGCCCTACCAGCTCTCCCCCTCCACCCTGCTTCAGGAGACACTCGTCACCAGCGGCACCATGACCAACCGCATCGACCGGCTGGTCACAGCCGGATGGGTCGAACGACTGCCCGATCCCGGAGATCGCCGAGGTGTGCTCGTGCGGTTGACCTCCGATGGGCGCGCCACCGTCGACTCGGCGCTGGCCGATCTGCTGGTCAAGGAGCGCGAGATCCTCAGCGACCTGACACCGGCCGGACGACGCAAGCTCGCCGCGCTGCTGCGACAGCTGTCCACGGGCTTCGACGCCGACGAGGCATGA
- the sucC gene encoding ADP-forming succinate--CoA ligase subunit beta, giving the protein MDLFEYQARDLFEKHGVPVLKAQVATTPEEAKKAAEELGGGTVVVKSQVKIGGRGKAGGVKVAKSPEEAEARAGDILGLDIKGHITEKVMIAEGADIAEEYYFSVLLDRSNRTYLAMCSKEGGVEIEQLAEERPEALAKIPVSAIEGIDAAKAEEIAKEAGFDEETAAKVAPVLTSLWTVFEKEDASLVEVNPLVKTGAGDIIALDGKVSLDENAEFRHEDHEALRDISAENPLELKAKKLDLNYVKLDGEVGIIGNGAGLVMSTLDVVAYAGEKHSSVKPANFLDIGGGASAEVMSNGLDVILGDDQVKSVFVNVFGGITACDAVASGIVKALEILGDQASKPLVVRLDGNNVEEGRTILRDAAHPLVTLTDTMDGGADKAAELAAAK; this is encoded by the coding sequence GTGGATCTTTTCGAGTATCAAGCACGTGACCTGTTCGAAAAGCACGGAGTGCCCGTGCTCAAGGCCCAGGTCGCGACGACACCAGAGGAAGCGAAGAAGGCGGCCGAGGAGCTCGGCGGCGGAACCGTCGTCGTCAAGTCTCAGGTCAAGATCGGCGGCCGTGGCAAGGCCGGCGGCGTCAAGGTCGCGAAAAGCCCCGAAGAGGCCGAAGCTCGCGCCGGGGATATCCTGGGTCTCGACATCAAGGGCCACATCACCGAGAAGGTGATGATCGCCGAAGGCGCAGACATCGCTGAAGAATACTACTTCTCGGTTCTCCTCGACCGGTCCAACCGCACCTACCTGGCCATGTGCTCCAAGGAAGGCGGAGTGGAGATCGAGCAGCTCGCGGAGGAACGCCCCGAAGCGCTCGCCAAGATCCCGGTGTCGGCTATCGAGGGAATCGATGCCGCTAAGGCCGAAGAGATCGCCAAGGAAGCAGGATTCGACGAGGAGACCGCCGCTAAGGTGGCTCCTGTGCTGACCTCGCTGTGGACCGTCTTCGAGAAGGAAGACGCCTCACTCGTCGAGGTCAACCCGCTGGTCAAGACCGGTGCCGGTGACATCATCGCCCTCGACGGCAAGGTGTCTCTCGATGAGAACGCCGAATTCCGTCACGAAGACCACGAGGCACTGCGCGACATCAGCGCGGAGAACCCCCTCGAACTCAAGGCCAAGAAGCTCGACCTCAACTACGTCAAGCTCGACGGTGAAGTCGGAATCATCGGAAACGGTGCCGGACTCGTCATGTCGACCCTCGACGTCGTCGCCTATGCAGGTGAGAAGCACAGCAGCGTCAAGCCGGCCAACTTCCTCGACATCGGCGGCGGTGCCTCGGCGGAGGTCATGTCCAACGGACTCGACGTCATCCTCGGCGACGACCAGGTCAAGTCCGTTTTCGTCAACGTCTTCGGCGGAATCACCGCCTGTGACGCAGTTGCCAGCGGCATCGTCAAGGCGCTCGAGATCCTCGGCGACCAGGCCTCCAAGCCGCTCGTCGTCCGCCTCGACGGCAACAACGTCGAGGAGGGTCGCACGATCCTCAGGGACGCCGCGCATCCGCTCGTCACCCTGACCGACACCATGGACGGTGGAGCCGACAAGGCCGCCGAACTGGCTGCTGCCAAGTAA
- the sucD gene encoding succinate--CoA ligase subunit alpha gives MSIFLNSDSKIIVQGITGGEGTKHTARMLAAGSNIVGGVNARKAGTTVKHNGEDGNEIELPVFGSVSEAMEATGADVSVAFVPPAFSKAAAIEAIDAKIGLLVIITEGIPVQDAAEVWARAQAADNATRIIGPNCPGIISPEASLAGIIPANITKKGKLGLVSKSGTLTYQMMYELRDLGFSTAIGIGGDPVIGTTHIDALEAFENDPETEAIVMIGEIGGDAEERAAAYIKDNVSKPVVGYVAGFTAPEGKTMGHAGAIVSGSSGTAAAKKEALEAAGVKVGKTPTETADLMRELLA, from the coding sequence ATGTCTATCTTCCTGAATTCCGATTCGAAGATCATCGTCCAGGGCATCACCGGCGGCGAGGGAACCAAGCACACCGCACGCATGCTCGCGGCCGGATCGAACATCGTCGGCGGCGTCAACGCCCGCAAGGCCGGCACCACCGTCAAGCACAACGGCGAAGACGGCAACGAGATCGAGCTGCCCGTCTTCGGCTCCGTCTCCGAGGCGATGGAGGCCACCGGTGCAGACGTCTCTGTGGCCTTCGTGCCGCCGGCCTTCTCCAAGGCCGCGGCCATCGAAGCCATCGACGCCAAAATCGGCCTGCTCGTCATCATCACCGAGGGCATCCCGGTCCAGGACGCCGCCGAAGTCTGGGCCCGTGCGCAGGCCGCAGACAATGCGACCCGCATCATCGGACCCAACTGCCCCGGCATCATCTCCCCGGAGGCATCGCTGGCCGGCATCATCCCGGCCAACATCACCAAGAAGGGCAAGCTCGGACTGGTGTCGAAGTCCGGCACGCTGACCTACCAGATGATGTACGAACTGCGTGACCTCGGCTTCTCCACCGCCATCGGAATCGGTGGCGACCCGGTCATCGGCACCACGCACATCGATGCGCTCGAGGCCTTCGAGAACGATCCCGAGACCGAGGCCATCGTCATGATCGGCGAGATCGGGGGAGACGCCGAAGAGCGTGCCGCCGCCTACATCAAGGACAACGTGTCGAAGCCGGTCGTCGGCTACGTCGCGGGCTTCACCGCTCCCGAGGGCAAGACCATGGGCCACGCCGGCGCTATCGTCTCCGGCTCCTCGGGAACCGCTGCAGCGAAGAAGGAAGCCCTCGAGGCTGCGGGAGTGAAGGTCGGCAAGACCCCGACCGAAACCGCCGACCTCATGCGCGAACTCCTCGCCTGA
- a CDS encoding beta-eliminating lyase-related protein: MNDQTPLSQNPPAENNAAPHADQDPTDQDPTAETPRARTLPPIDTSPAAHPRNFGSDNWAGAHPEVIAAISEANVGHTPGYGGDPWTARFREVMKAHFGPSASAFPVFNGTGANVLALQSALPRWAAVITAESAHINYDETGAPEKVGGLKIIGAPTPDGKLTPEIIERSVIGRGSEHNAQPLAVSISQSTEWGTTYTADEIRAIADTAHGLDMIVHVDGSRLGNAAAYLDTDFSSLTTETGVDIVSLGGTKNGLLGAEAIVVLDDDIGLGMPFLRKMNLQLSSKMRFLSAQLSALYDGDLWRTSADHANAMARRLADGLAEAVADGRAPEISIAAEVQSNVVFVHMPPEIAARARQRFAFADWPMAENVVRLMCAFDTTDEDVDSLIAAIAGTS, from the coding sequence GTGAATGACCAGACACCGCTGTCCCAGAACCCACCTGCCGAGAACAACGCGGCCCCACATGCCGACCAGGACCCGACTGACCAGGACCCGACTGCAGAGACGCCTCGGGCCCGGACCCTGCCACCGATCGACACGTCCCCGGCGGCCCATCCGCGCAACTTCGGCTCCGACAACTGGGCCGGGGCCCACCCCGAAGTCATCGCCGCCATCTCCGAGGCCAACGTCGGCCACACGCCCGGCTATGGGGGAGATCCCTGGACCGCGCGATTCCGCGAGGTGATGAAGGCCCATTTTGGTCCGAGCGCCTCGGCGTTCCCGGTCTTCAACGGCACCGGTGCCAATGTCCTCGCGCTGCAATCTGCCCTGCCGCGCTGGGCCGCGGTCATCACGGCGGAGTCCGCGCACATCAACTACGACGAGACCGGCGCCCCGGAGAAGGTCGGCGGGCTGAAGATCATCGGTGCGCCCACCCCCGACGGAAAGCTCACGCCCGAGATCATCGAACGCTCCGTCATCGGCCGCGGCAGCGAACACAACGCCCAACCCCTGGCCGTGAGCATCTCCCAATCGACCGAATGGGGCACGACCTACACAGCCGATGAGATCCGAGCGATCGCCGACACTGCGCACGGGCTCGACATGATCGTCCACGTCGACGGCTCCCGACTGGGCAATGCCGCAGCCTACCTCGACACCGACTTCAGCTCGCTGACCACCGAGACAGGCGTCGACATCGTCAGCCTGGGCGGAACGAAGAACGGGCTCCTCGGCGCCGAGGCGATCGTCGTCCTCGATGACGACATCGGCCTGGGAATGCCGTTTCTGCGGAAGATGAACCTGCAGCTGTCATCGAAGATGCGCTTCCTCTCCGCTCAGCTGAGCGCCCTCTACGACGGCGATCTGTGGCGAACCTCGGCGGATCATGCCAATGCCATGGCCAGGCGACTGGCAGACGGCCTCGCCGAGGCGGTTGCCGATGGCCGTGCCCCCGAGATCTCGATCGCAGCGGAGGTGCAGTCCAATGTCGTCTTCGTCCACATGCCGCCTGAGATCGCAGCGCGGGCGCGTCAGCGATTCGCCTTCGCCGACTGGCCCATGGCCGAGAACGTCGTACGACTCATGTGCGCCTTCGACACCACAGACGAAGACGTCGACTCCCTGATCGCAGCCATCGCAGGGACGAGCTGA
- a CDS encoding universal stress protein → MTILVGYSPSPEGKAAVTFGIDQAKAFDDTVIVLNAGIGETPDERGVATNQDMDELKEALRSSEVSHEILQFLRGNDPVEELLALAEATEDTRMVVIGSRRRSPVGKLIMGSTAQRIILDSDVPVVSVKADRTQ, encoded by the coding sequence ATGACAATTCTCGTCGGCTATTCCCCCTCACCCGAAGGCAAGGCTGCCGTCACATTCGGCATCGACCAGGCAAAGGCCTTCGATGACACGGTGATCGTGCTCAACGCAGGCATCGGAGAGACTCCCGACGAACGCGGCGTGGCGACCAACCAGGACATGGACGAGCTCAAAGAGGCGCTGCGCTCCTCCGAGGTCTCCCACGAGATCCTGCAGTTCCTCCGCGGAAACGACCCGGTCGAGGAGCTCCTCGCCCTCGCCGAGGCGACCGAGGACACCCGCATGGTCGTGATCGGTTCGCGACGCCGCTCCCCCGTCGGAAAACTCATCATGGGCTCGACCGCGCAGCGCATCATCCTCGACTCCGACGTGCCCGTCGTCTCCGTCAAGGCCGACAGGACGCAGTAG
- a CDS encoding class I SAM-dependent methyltransferase, which translates to MPATLLPPDSPARQRSQDLQEQLPELADVPGFPQARILTEYVLGRRSGELDVSGRPTDGTFVAAEVVAGLPHEIIVVDDAQGVQSRLLNEIAPVRTYNDRIDEARTVAEVADRTSPIDDLAVLGAEERAAESAGEPRIESGEEPRAESVDGCETWAIVNAPKAAQALAETVAAIQTQVSTVIVIGRSDSMSRAVNRELARGFARVDVSPGVGKHRMIIGSRPLSSPSLPSFPKHGTIDHAATGPLPVRAHGACFSGVKSDEGSAALLEAVAAAAGSGSHASVLDLGCGNGWLLSAAMRVTAAAKGTGADVSKAAVASAKETAEANGLEVETALVDATDAQAVTEPGSGLVVGGYDLILLNPPFHQGTAIETDTAAGLMRTASLLLAPGGQVVTVFNSHLRYRDSLERLIGPSEQAARTSKFTVVRSRSRS; encoded by the coding sequence ATGCCTGCCACCCTGCTGCCTCCGGATTCGCCTGCCCGTCAACGCAGTCAGGACCTGCAGGAACAGTTGCCCGAACTCGCCGATGTTCCTGGGTTCCCCCAGGCGAGGATCCTCACCGAGTATGTGCTCGGTCGACGCAGCGGAGAGCTCGATGTCTCGGGCCGCCCCACCGATGGCACGTTCGTGGCCGCCGAGGTGGTCGCCGGTCTTCCGCACGAGATCATCGTCGTCGATGATGCTCAAGGGGTGCAGTCACGGCTGTTGAACGAGATCGCTCCCGTTCGCACGTACAACGACAGGATCGACGAGGCCCGCACCGTCGCCGAGGTGGCAGATAGGACCAGCCCCATCGACGATCTCGCCGTCCTCGGAGCCGAAGAGCGTGCCGCAGAATCTGCCGGGGAACCGCGAATCGAATCGGGCGAGGAACCGCGGGCCGAATCGGTCGACGGCTGCGAGACCTGGGCGATCGTCAACGCCCCGAAGGCCGCCCAGGCACTGGCCGAGACCGTGGCCGCAATCCAGACTCAAGTGTCCACCGTCATCGTCATCGGTCGCAGCGACTCGATGAGCCGGGCCGTGAACAGGGAACTCGCGCGCGGCTTCGCCCGCGTCGACGTCTCACCGGGGGTCGGCAAACACCGCATGATCATCGGCAGCCGCCCCCTGTCCTCGCCCAGTCTGCCGAGCTTTCCCAAGCACGGCACCATCGACCATGCGGCCACCGGCCCCCTGCCGGTCAGGGCTCATGGTGCCTGCTTCTCGGGCGTGAAGAGCGATGAGGGCTCGGCCGCGCTGCTCGAAGCCGTGGCCGCGGCGGCGGGATCCGGCAGCCATGCTTCCGTGCTCGATCTCGGCTGTGGGAACGGGTGGCTGCTGTCCGCCGCGATGCGGGTGACAGCGGCGGCGAAGGGCACCGGTGCGGACGTGTCCAAGGCGGCGGTCGCCTCGGCGAAGGAGACTGCGGAGGCGAACGGACTCGAGGTCGAGACCGCCCTCGTCGATGCCACGGACGCCCAGGCTGTGACCGAGCCCGGTTCTGGACTGGTCGTCGGGGGCTACGACCTGATCCTGCTCAATCCGCCCTTCCACCAGGGCACGGCCATCGAAACCGACACTGCCGCCGGGCTCATGCGCACCGCATCGCTGCTCCTGGCGCCCGGAGGGCAGGTCGTCACCGTCTTCAACTCACATCTGCGCTACCGCGATTCCTTGGAGCGCCTCATCGGTCCCAGCGAGCAGGCGGCCCGGACCAGCAAGTTCACGGTCGTCCGCAGCCGCAGTCGCAGCTGA
- a CDS encoding response regulator: MITVALVDDQELVRTGLRQLAVSDGDIEVVAEAADGRAGLSHVRERHPDVVLMDIRMPVMDGITATEHIVSDPNLDSTRVVMLTTFDDDEDIVAAIAAGASGYLLKDIRPVDLRAAVRTVAGGDALLSPGVTNTVLRRLSDQNRATPRPEILDDLTVREREVLTHIGRGESNREVGASLFLSPETSRTYASRLLGKLGARDRSQLVVLAYESGLVTPGEAAPIAVSD; encoded by the coding sequence ATGATCACGGTCGCACTCGTCGACGATCAGGAACTCGTCCGAACGGGGCTGCGTCAGCTTGCGGTCAGCGATGGGGATATCGAGGTCGTCGCGGAAGCCGCAGACGGTCGTGCCGGCCTCAGCCATGTGCGTGAACGGCACCCCGATGTCGTGCTCATGGACATTCGCATGCCGGTCATGGATGGGATCACGGCGACCGAGCACATCGTCTCCGACCCGAACCTCGACAGCACGAGAGTCGTCATGCTCACGACCTTCGACGATGACGAGGACATCGTGGCCGCGATCGCCGCCGGTGCCAGCGGCTATCTGCTCAAGGACATTCGGCCGGTGGACCTGCGTGCGGCCGTCCGCACGGTCGCCGGCGGTGATGCGCTGCTGTCACCGGGCGTGACCAACACCGTACTGCGCAGACTCAGTGACCAGAACCGAGCGACCCCGCGGCCCGAGATCCTCGACGACCTCACCGTGCGCGAACGTGAAGTGCTCACGCACATCGGCCGCGGGGAATCGAACCGGGAGGTGGGCGCGAGTCTGTTCCTCAGCCCGGAGACCTCGCGCACATACGCCAGTCGCCTGCTCGGCAAGCTCGGGGCACGCGATCGATCACAGCTGGTCGTCCTCGCCTACGAATCGGGCCTGGTCACGCCCGGAGAAGCAGCCCCGATCGCGGTCTCCGACTGA
- a CDS encoding sensor histidine kinase encodes MGVRRTEVVLAGAVAASLAMIIVLAQTDTEAPLRPLSYLFAFGFGAVLLLRRGLPKTVVVLSVLGTFAYYSLELTPIGVALPVVAALYSAAEVGLTRFSVGAGAVVFVVSTAFRIRDDSLPLGRLLGAESISTLALIAAAITLGYAMATHRRFASQQEQLLRLQDERLREEADQRVQNERLQLSRDLHDTLGHKLSVISLHSNVGLEALDRRGPGTAPDSGDSAVAEALERVHDEAVGSLSDLRSMVRVLRTGDESTRTSLGVDGIETLLDRAREAGMSVESNISLAPGTLPSPVESVVFRVVQEGITNVLRHSSAAALSVTVGLDDEEVVVSVVDDGLGAAALEGGHGLLGMSERVRLLGGDLSTQARPGEGFELRATLPRRLPE; translated from the coding sequence ATGGGAGTGCGGAGAACCGAAGTCGTCCTCGCGGGCGCGGTGGCGGCGTCGCTGGCGATGATCATCGTCCTGGCTCAGACCGACACCGAGGCACCGCTGCGGCCGCTGTCCTATCTCTTCGCCTTCGGCTTCGGTGCCGTGCTCCTTCTGCGCCGCGGGCTGCCGAAGACCGTGGTCGTCCTCAGCGTGCTCGGCACCTTCGCCTACTACAGCCTCGAGCTCACCCCGATCGGGGTCGCTCTTCCCGTGGTGGCCGCGCTCTATTCCGCCGCCGAGGTGGGTCTGACCCGCTTCTCCGTCGGTGCAGGAGCCGTGGTCTTCGTTGTGTCCACGGCCTTTCGGATCCGCGACGACTCCCTGCCGCTGGGGCGTCTGCTGGGCGCGGAGTCGATCTCGACGCTCGCCCTCATCGCCGCCGCGATCACCCTCGGCTATGCCATGGCGACCCATCGCCGGTTCGCCTCCCAACAGGAACAGCTGCTCCGGCTCCAGGACGAACGTCTGAGAGAGGAGGCCGACCAGCGCGTGCAGAACGAACGGCTCCAGCTCTCCCGCGATCTCCACGACACCCTCGGCCACAAGCTCTCCGTCATATCGCTGCATTCGAATGTGGGACTCGAGGCCCTCGACCGCAGGGGGCCCGGCACAGCTCCGGACTCGGGAGACAGCGCCGTCGCCGAGGCGCTCGAACGTGTCCACGACGAAGCCGTCGGGTCGCTGTCGGACCTGAGATCCATGGTCCGGGTGCTGCGGACCGGTGACGAGTCGACCCGCACCAGCCTCGGCGTCGACGGGATCGAGACTCTGCTCGACCGTGCCCGCGAGGCAGGGATGTCCGTCGAGTCGAACATCTCACTCGCCCCGGGGACTCTGCCCTCACCGGTGGAATCGGTCGTCTTCCGTGTCGTGCAGGAAGGCATCACGAATGTGCTCCGGCATTCCTCTGCCGCCGCGCTGAGTGTCACCGTGGGACTCGACGACGAGGAGGTCGTGGTCTCCGTCGTCGACGACGGTCTCGGGGCCGCGGCTCTTGAAGGCGGGCACGGTCTGCTGGGCATGAGCGAACGAGTCAGGCTCCTCGGCGGGGATCTGAGCACGCAGGCCAGGCCCGGCGAGGGTTTCGAACTTCGCGCGACACTGCCGAGGAGGCTGCCGGAATGA
- a CDS encoding DUF808 domain-containing protein — protein sequence MNSLRELNWPLLVVLGLLGLVRPAARITLEGTQLPTAVIALGMTVLVTGLWALGLGLARAANPVLGGIVAGLVYAIGAIILSGLLSPILLGHLEGPLAQPLAIAPMLATSGVWGAIAGGLGLIVRRIRWGTWTTGRVRP from the coding sequence ATGAACTCACTTCGAGAACTCAATTGGCCGCTGCTCGTCGTCCTCGGACTCCTCGGACTCGTCCGACCGGCGGCTCGAATCACGCTTGAGGGCACCCAGCTGCCCACCGCCGTCATCGCATTGGGAATGACCGTGCTCGTGACCGGACTGTGGGCCCTGGGACTGGGACTTGCACGAGCGGCGAACCCGGTGCTCGGCGGAATCGTCGCCGGACTCGTGTACGCGATCGGCGCGATCATCCTCAGCGGCCTGCTGTCCCCGATCCTGCTGGGCCACCTCGAAGGACCACTGGCGCAGCCCTTGGCGATTGCGCCGATGCTGGCGACCAGTGGTGTCTGGGGCGCGATCGCCGGAGGCCTTGGGCTCATCGTGCGCCGAATCCGCTGGGGAACGTGGACGACGGGTCGTGTGCGGCCATGA